A part of Desulfonatronum thiodismutans genomic DNA contains:
- the wrbA gene encoding NAD(P)H:quinone oxidoreductase → MKALVVYYSMYGHIHTLAEAMAQGVAQVPGATVELRRVPETLSEEVLAKMGALDAQKKLTTVPVCTVDELAEADAIIFGTPTRFGNMCGQMRQFLDATGGLWAGGKLIGKTGSVFTSSATQHGGQESTILTFIPFLMHQGMVVVGLPYSFQGQMRMDEITGGSPYGISTIAGGQGERMPSENELEGARFQGRHVAEIATKLAKP, encoded by the coding sequence ATGAAAGCCCTTGTCGTCTACTACTCAATGTACGGACACATTCACACCCTGGCCGAGGCCATGGCCCAGGGGGTCGCTCAGGTGCCCGGAGCGACGGTTGAGCTGCGTCGGGTTCCGGAAACGCTCTCCGAAGAGGTGCTCGCCAAGATGGGCGCTTTGGACGCCCAAAAGAAACTCACGACGGTCCCGGTCTGCACCGTGGACGAGCTGGCCGAAGCGGATGCGATCATCTTCGGCACCCCGACCCGGTTTGGGAATATGTGCGGCCAGATGCGCCAGTTCCTGGACGCCACCGGCGGGCTCTGGGCCGGAGGCAAGCTGATCGGCAAAACCGGCAGCGTGTTCACCAGCTCCGCCACCCAGCACGGCGGTCAGGAATCCACCATCCTGACCTTCATCCCCTTCCTGATGCACCAGGGCATGGTGGTGGTCGGCCTGCCCTATTCCTTCCAGGGCCAGATGCGCATGGATGAAATCACCGGCGGTTCCCCTTACGGCATCTCCACCATCGCCGGCGGTCAGGGCGAACGCATGCCCAGCGAAAACGAACTGGAAGGCGCGCGCTTTCAGGGACGCCATGTCGCTGAAATCGCGACGAAACTGGCCAAGCCGTAA
- the tsaA gene encoding tRNA (N6-threonylcarbamoyladenosine(37)-N6)-methyltransferase TrmO, producing MDLNLTLTLAPVGVVRSSLKRLEDCPKQGRENGPTARIEVDAAFRGALDGLAPGAEILVFTWMHLAERDRLTARARGNPDNPLQGVFALRSPHRPNPIGLHQVRIVGLDAKQGNLDVFPLEAVEGTPVVDIKPVLAKGRGEGTPYGLPWGPRISAREAGMIRETGNRAWQRGLMAGLNGNISLRQGDAMIITVSGSAKGRLRPGDLALVDLASGAATGPGRPSTEAALHRAVYASQSKAQAILHVHPPHLLALSLAKPGGDLLESTLFEADVWSRKMIRLPALQPGCEALAKQVGRAAMAYPALFMERHGLVCWGRDLDEALALAEELESLARIDVLHRSMMDGS from the coding sequence ATGGACCTGAACTTGACTTTGACCCTGGCTCCCGTCGGCGTGGTACGTTCGTCGCTCAAACGTCTGGAAGACTGCCCCAAGCAGGGCCGTGAAAACGGCCCCACTGCCCGGATAGAGGTCGACGCCGCGTTTCGAGGGGCTTTGGATGGCCTGGCTCCTGGCGCGGAGATCCTGGTGTTCACCTGGATGCATCTGGCCGAACGGGACCGCCTGACCGCCAGGGCCCGGGGCAATCCGGACAACCCCTTGCAAGGGGTTTTCGCCTTGCGCTCGCCCCATCGCCCCAACCCCATCGGCCTGCATCAGGTTCGGATCGTCGGGCTGGACGCGAAACAGGGGAATTTGGACGTCTTTCCCTTGGAAGCCGTGGAGGGCACCCCGGTTGTGGACATCAAGCCGGTCCTGGCCAAGGGGCGTGGAGAGGGGACGCCCTACGGCCTGCCCTGGGGACCGCGGATCAGCGCCCGGGAGGCCGGGATGATCCGCGAAACTGGGAACCGGGCCTGGCAGCGCGGGTTGATGGCCGGCCTGAACGGGAACATCAGTCTGCGCCAGGGGGATGCCATGATCATCACGGTTTCCGGGAGCGCCAAGGGGCGGCTGCGCCCCGGCGACCTGGCCCTGGTTGATCTGGCCTCCGGAGCGGCCACCGGACCGGGGCGGCCCTCCACCGAGGCGGCTTTGCACCGGGCCGTATATGCGTCGCAGTCCAAGGCCCAGGCGATATTGCATGTACATCCGCCCCATTTGCTGGCCCTGAGCCTGGCCAAACCCGGAGGCGATCTCCTGGAGTCGACGCTTTTCGAGGCGGATGTCTGGTCCCGGAAGATGATCCGCCTGCCCGCGCTGCAACCCGGATGCGAGGCCCTGGCCAAACAGGTGGGCCGGGCGGCCATGGCCTATCCGGCCCTGTTCATGGAACGGCACGGCCTGGTCTGCTGGGGCCGGGACCTGGACGAAGCCCTGGCCCTGGCCGAGGAACTGGAAAGCTTGGCCCGGATCGACGTGCTGCATCGGAGTATGATGGACGGAAGTTGA
- a CDS encoding sigma-54-dependent Fis family transcriptional regulator, which yields MQEGLLLVDSSGTIKMANKALEDITGYSREELIGSSCAIFNCDACKRVRSDAHHAWCKLFEKREFVRKKCHIMRKDGTYVHILKTASVLYDDDGQPFGAVETLTDVSELDRKEHELQQLSRLLDERTIFHGMVGRSAKMRKIFRLIEKAAQSDAPVFICGESGTGKELVARAIHDLGPRSEEPFVQFNCAALNESLLESELFGHVKGAFTGAFRHRQGRFEAANGGDIFLDEIGDLPMSVQVKLLRVLETKTFERVGDNRQLSVDVRIITATNKYLPKLISEGLFREDLFYRINVVPIRLPSLRERRDDIPLLADFFIQRLRAKSEKNIKGLSPMTLGMFMSYSWPGNVRELKSALEYAFVLADHGQIEPEHLPVDIQVPVPTKGPTESVVSASCPAENDQKTQLVEALRRAGGNKSEAARILGINRVTVFNRMRKYGIDMKTVIQV from the coding sequence ATGCAGGAGGGATTGTTGCTGGTGGACTCTAGCGGAACCATCAAGATGGCCAACAAAGCCCTGGAAGACATCACCGGCTATTCCCGCGAGGAACTGATCGGCTCCTCCTGCGCGATTTTCAATTGCGACGCCTGCAAGCGCGTTCGCTCCGACGCCCACCATGCCTGGTGCAAGTTGTTTGAAAAGAGAGAGTTTGTCCGCAAAAAATGTCACATCATGCGCAAGGACGGCACGTACGTACACATCCTGAAAACAGCTTCCGTGCTTTATGACGACGACGGGCAGCCCTTCGGGGCCGTGGAAACCTTGACCGACGTTTCCGAGTTGGACCGCAAGGAGCATGAACTCCAGCAGCTTTCCCGGCTGCTGGACGAGCGGACCATTTTTCACGGCATGGTCGGTCGTTCCGCCAAGATGCGGAAAATCTTTCGATTGATCGAAAAGGCCGCCCAGAGCGACGCGCCGGTGTTCATCTGCGGCGAGTCCGGGACGGGCAAGGAACTGGTGGCCAGGGCCATCCACGACCTGGGGCCGCGATCCGAGGAGCCTTTCGTGCAGTTCAACTGCGCGGCCCTGAACGAATCCCTGTTGGAAAGCGAGCTGTTCGGTCACGTCAAAGGGGCGTTTACCGGAGCGTTCCGGCACCGGCAGGGGCGGTTCGAGGCGGCCAACGGCGGGGATATTTTTCTGGACGAGATCGGCGACCTGCCCATGTCCGTCCAGGTCAAGCTGCTGCGCGTTCTGGAAACCAAGACCTTCGAGCGGGTGGGCGACAACCGGCAGCTCTCCGTGGACGTGCGGATCATCACCGCCACCAATAAATACCTTCCGAAGTTGATTTCCGAAGGCCTGTTTCGCGAGGACCTGTTCTACCGGATCAACGTCGTTCCCATTCGCCTGCCCTCGTTGCGCGAGCGCCGGGACGACATCCCGTTGCTGGCGGATTTTTTCATCCAGCGACTGCGGGCCAAAAGCGAAAAAAATATCAAGGGGCTGAGCCCCATGACCCTGGGCATGTTCATGAGTTATTCCTGGCCCGGCAACGTCCGCGAACTGAAGAGCGCCCTGGAGTACGCCTTTGTGCTGGCCGACCACGGGCAGATCGAGCCGGAGCATTTGCCCGTGGACATCCAGGTGCCGGTCCCCACCAAAGGCCCGACGGAATCCGTCGTCTCGGCCTCCTGTCCGGCGGAAAACGATCAGAAGACGCAACTGGTGGAGGCCTTGCGCCGTGCGGGGGGCAACAAGTCCGAGGCCGCGCGCATCCTGGGCATCAACCGGGTCACCGTGTTCAACCGGATGCGCAAGTACGGGATCGACATGAAAACCGTGATCCAGGTGTAG
- a CDS encoding molybdopterin-containing oxidoreductase family protein, with the protein MDETTKTLSRRNFLRASAAAMTAAAGVPALTGLVSTGHAAAPAPQAGPITDHYTACDMCFNRCGMIARVRNGRVIKLDPNPKFLKSRGMLCARGNAATAHIYDPDRLKHPLLRKGARGEGKWQRISWDQALDHIAEQFQRIADKYTRCGVMFSPGSDMQSQFLIRFAEVFGSYNITSHETLCLLSNHRAYLDTFGETPYPDVLYTKYIIVAGANPYEAIITPDTIDLMEARKNGCKMVVLDPRYTKTAALADEWYPIRPHTDMAFFLALAHVIIHEGLYDREFADEMLFGLDELRNHVRKYTPEWASGETGIPAEDIRRIARELAAAAPTAMVYTGRRTSDYEDSSQIRRSMAIVNALLANWDRPGGILASREVGVRAPYFDIPWYDDNPDDRIDHGMAPGLIHHEGSFKLMRDAIIKEEPYPIRGWFTFKTNFMQTAANRNKTIEMLDHLDFIVNADIAMTDTAWYSDLLLPSPSFLERNDPVSALQGSSACACAIWRDAVVPAMYESRDMRYICTELSKRLGFPETFDFTIDQYREWQLASIPEAAQAIREDGVYYNPSKVYGIYFDVPLKTQAQKIELYNQRYANMGLDPMPTYKPPRQEEGKLRLVVGRTAFFTHSNTNNALLIEFEEENTLWIHPKTAEGMGFRDGERVFVTSDAARVELALKFFEGIEKETVYMTTGFGALSPGQRLVHNRGASIAEVLEDHVDYISGNMAMHETFVTVSRKVG; encoded by the coding sequence ATGGACGAGACGACGAAAACACTTTCCCGACGCAATTTCCTGCGGGCATCCGCGGCGGCCATGACCGCCGCGGCCGGGGTCCCGGCCCTCACGGGTCTGGTATCCACCGGACACGCCGCGGCTCCGGCTCCCCAGGCCGGGCCGATCACCGATCACTACACGGCCTGTGACATGTGTTTCAACCGGTGCGGGATGATCGCCAGGGTCCGGAACGGCCGGGTAATCAAGCTGGACCCCAACCCGAAATTTTTGAAATCCAGGGGCATGCTCTGTGCCCGGGGCAACGCGGCCACGGCGCACATCTACGACCCGGACCGGCTCAAGCACCCCCTGCTCCGCAAGGGAGCCCGGGGCGAGGGCAAGTGGCAGCGCATCTCCTGGGACCAGGCCCTGGACCACATCGCCGAGCAGTTCCAGCGCATCGCCGACAAGTACACCCGTTGCGGGGTGATGTTCTCCCCGGGATCGGACATGCAGTCCCAGTTCCTGATCCGCTTTGCCGAGGTCTTCGGCTCCTACAACATCACTTCCCACGAAACCCTGTGCCTGCTCAGCAACCATCGGGCTTACCTGGACACCTTCGGCGAGACCCCCTACCCCGACGTGCTCTATACCAAATACATCATCGTCGCCGGGGCCAACCCCTACGAAGCCATCATCACCCCGGACACCATCGACCTGATGGAAGCCCGCAAGAACGGCTGCAAAATGGTCGTCCTGGACCCGCGCTACACCAAGACCGCGGCCCTGGCCGACGAATGGTATCCCATCCGTCCGCACACGGACATGGCCTTTTTTCTGGCTCTGGCCCACGTGATCATTCACGAGGGGCTGTATGACCGGGAGTTTGCGGACGAAATGCTCTTCGGCCTGGACGAGTTGCGCAACCATGTCCGCAAATACACTCCGGAATGGGCTTCCGGGGAAACCGGCATCCCGGCTGAGGACATCCGGCGCATTGCCCGGGAACTCGCCGCCGCGGCCCCCACGGCCATGGTCTACACCGGCCGGCGGACCTCGGACTACGAGGACTCTTCCCAGATTCGCCGCTCCATGGCCATTGTCAACGCCCTGCTGGCCAACTGGGACCGGCCCGGCGGAATCCTGGCGTCACGGGAAGTGGGCGTTCGGGCCCCGTACTTTGATATCCCCTGGTACGACGACAACCCTGACGACCGCATCGATCACGGCATGGCTCCGGGCCTGATCCATCACGAAGGCTCGTTCAAGCTGATGCGCGACGCGATCATCAAGGAAGAGCCCTACCCCATCCGGGGCTGGTTCACCTTCAAGACCAACTTCATGCAGACCGCGGCCAACCGGAACAAGACCATCGAGATGCTCGACCATCTGGATTTCATCGTCAACGCGGACATCGCCATGACCGACACGGCCTGGTACTCGGACCTGCTCCTGCCCTCCCCCAGCTTTCTGGAGCGCAACGACCCGGTCTCTGCCCTGCAGGGCTCATCGGCCTGCGCCTGCGCCATCTGGCGCGACGCCGTGGTTCCGGCGATGTACGAGTCCCGGGACATGCGCTACATCTGTACGGAACTGTCCAAGCGTTTGGGCTTCCCGGAGACCTTCGACTTCACCATCGACCAGTACCGGGAATGGCAGTTGGCCAGCATCCCCGAGGCGGCCCAGGCCATCAGGGAAGACGGAGTCTACTACAACCCGAGCAAGGTTTACGGCATCTACTTCGACGTGCCCTTGAAGACCCAGGCCCAGAAGATCGAACTCTACAACCAGCGCTACGCCAACATGGGGCTGGACCCCATGCCGACCTACAAGCCGCCGCGCCAAGAAGAGGGCAAACTCCGGCTGGTGGTGGGCCGTACGGCCTTCTTCACCCACAGCAACACCAACAACGCTCTGCTCATCGAGTTCGAAGAGGAAAACACCCTTTGGATTCACCCCAAGACCGCCGAGGGCATGGGCTTTCGCGACGGGGAGCGGGTCTTTGTAACCAGCGATGCGGCTCGGGTGGAACTGGCCCTGAAATTCTTCGAGGGCATTGAGAAAGAAACCGTGTACATGACCACCGGATTCGGGGCGCTCTCCCCTGGCCAGCGCCTGGTCCACAACCGGGGAGCCAGCATTGCCGAGGTCCTGGAAGATCACGTGGACTACATCTCCGGAAACATGGCCATGCATGAGACCTTTGTAACCGTGAGCAGGAAGGTGGGCTGA
- a CDS encoding 4Fe-4S dicluster domain-containing protein, with the protein MKKYAMVVDSSVCIDCKGCMVSCKVQNNVPKGYWRNWIKHTTPDFSLGKLTRTHFQPGGCMQCDVPTCVTACPSGATFKDRETGIVHVNESLCIGCGNCVRACPYGARFRHPEKRVPDKCDFCFSAGRLARGIPPACVDTCPTKARVFGDLNDPDSEVSRLLREKPTVRVTSKSIDTQPNLYYVTATEPANWVGDVEFPEAYSVMASLVNPLVKVAVGLSALGVAGMWAKQAFAPDPPDPEDDEHGPEAKHPEPTASKQD; encoded by the coding sequence ATGAAAAAATACGCCATGGTCGTGGACTCTTCCGTCTGTATCGACTGCAAGGGCTGCATGGTCTCCTGCAAGGTCCAGAACAACGTGCCCAAAGGGTATTGGCGCAACTGGATCAAGCACACCACGCCGGACTTTTCCCTGGGCAAGCTGACCCGGACCCATTTTCAGCCCGGCGGGTGCATGCAGTGCGATGTGCCCACCTGCGTCACGGCCTGTCCCAGCGGGGCCACGTTCAAGGACAGGGAAACCGGGATCGTCCATGTCAATGAATCCCTGTGCATCGGCTGCGGCAACTGCGTGCGGGCCTGCCCCTACGGGGCCCGGTTCCGCCATCCGGAAAAGCGCGTTCCGGACAAGTGCGACTTCTGTTTCAGCGCCGGCCGCCTGGCCCGGGGCATTCCCCCTGCCTGCGTGGACACCTGTCCGACCAAGGCCCGGGTTTTTGGAGATTTGAACGATCCGGACAGCGAGGTCTCCCGACTGCTGCGGGAAAAGCCCACGGTGCGGGTGACCAGCAAGAGCATCGATACCCAGCCCAACCTGTACTATGTCACGGCCACGGAACCCGCGAATTGGGTTGGGGATGTGGAATTTCCAGAGGCCTATTCGGTCATGGCTTCCCTGGTCAATCCGCTGGTCAAAGTCGCGGTGGGGCTGTCCGCTCTGGGCGTGGCCGGGATGTGGGCCAAGCAGGCCTTTGCGCCAGATCCACCGGACCCTGAGGACGATGAACACGGTCCGGAAGCCAAACATCCTGAACCAACAGCCTCCAAGCAGGACTAA
- a CDS encoding formate dehydrogenase subunit gamma — protein MSEKLIHRHDKLSIFIHWFNAFCWIALLLTGLGLIKNDQLNPLGAWWPNLMRSLFGGGENLLAVHQYLGLIWAGVFVLYVLLKPRDTWLFLKEAFTVNPARDMAWFMKMNLKMTLGKKSFQRFGMTPEMPPQGFYNFGQKLFAQATVLGGIVIVVTGVIMFLSPIMLDNPDPAAWSRTIHYLAVGLVTAGMLVHIYMAAISKEEKPAFKSMFTGSVPEHYAKHHHQLWYEEVAAGEKKAEG, from the coding sequence ATGAGTGAAAAATTGATTCACCGCCATGACAAGTTGTCCATTTTCATCCACTGGTTCAACGCCTTTTGCTGGATCGCCCTGCTGCTTACCGGTCTGGGGCTGATCAAGAACGATCAACTCAACCCATTGGGCGCATGGTGGCCGAACCTGATGCGTTCCCTGTTCGGCGGAGGCGAAAACCTGCTGGCCGTGCACCAGTATCTGGGCCTGATCTGGGCCGGGGTGTTCGTGCTCTACGTGCTGCTCAAGCCCAGGGATACGTGGCTTTTCCTGAAGGAGGCCTTCACGGTCAACCCTGCCAGGGACATGGCCTGGTTCATGAAGATGAACCTGAAGATGACCTTGGGCAAGAAGAGCTTTCAGCGCTTCGGGATGACCCCGGAGATGCCGCCCCAGGGTTTCTACAACTTCGGCCAGAAACTCTTTGCCCAGGCCACTGTGCTGGGTGGGATCGTGATCGTGGTCACGGGCGTGATCATGTTTCTCTCCCCCATCATGCTCGACAATCCCGACCCGGCAGCCTGGTCCCGGACCATCCACTACCTGGCCGTGGGACTGGTGACCGCCGGGATGCTGGTGCACATTTACATGGCCGCCATTTCCAAGGAGGAAAAACCGGCCTTCAAGTCCATGTTCACCGGCAGCGTTCCGGAGCACTACGCCAAGCATCACCATCAACTGTGGTACGAGGAAGTGGCTGCGGGCGAAAAGAAGGCGGAAGGGTGA
- a CDS encoding rhodanese-like domain-containing protein produces MRKYSIAMRLIISALAVLFLAGCAGHHGPKTAKFDLDPAQVPEPYHTLMDITSVKPLVFEAMLRTEPPTDFMIIDSRPKQPRYDVGHIPTAVSLPDSQFDSRAAEVLPADKNALLVFYCGGLHCPLSHQSAWKAEALGYTNVAVYPAGDPEWVKLGYQIWTARDVRTPLPELDPAQVPEPFHTLVTIDTVRPIVARAVLSATPVTDVMIIDSRPKQPRYDVGHIPTAVSLPDSQFDRMAAEVLPADKNTKLIFYCGGTHCPLSHQSAWKAEALGYTNVAVYPAGDPEWVERGYVVWTADGPHMTAAAPAAPKTPVEEGALKAGSAEGTIDNEFFVQLMKDNPENIQLIDVRSPAEFAAGHIPSALNMTVNELEDQIAVFSTDDKPIVFICSTGARSGEAYYLFQFMRPDLKDVYYVDANVSYTPAGEFTIN; encoded by the coding sequence ATGCGAAAATATTCGATTGCCATGCGACTGATCATCTCCGCCCTGGCGGTCCTGTTTCTGGCCGGTTGCGCCGGACATCACGGCCCAAAAACCGCGAAGTTCGATCTGGACCCGGCCCAGGTCCCTGAACCCTACCACACATTGATGGACATCACGTCCGTCAAGCCGCTGGTCTTTGAAGCCATGCTGCGAACCGAACCGCCCACGGATTTCATGATCATCGATTCCCGGCCCAAGCAGCCCCGCTACGACGTCGGCCACATCCCCACCGCGGTCAGCCTGCCGGACAGTCAGTTCGACAGCCGCGCAGCGGAAGTCCTGCCCGCGGACAAAAACGCCCTGCTGGTGTTCTACTGCGGAGGCTTGCACTGCCCCCTGAGTCACCAGTCCGCCTGGAAGGCCGAGGCCCTGGGCTACACCAACGTGGCCGTCTATCCCGCCGGGGATCCGGAATGGGTCAAGCTGGGCTACCAGATCTGGACCGCCCGGGACGTGCGCACTCCGTTGCCCGAGTTGGATCCGGCCCAGGTGCCCGAACCCTTTCACACCCTGGTCACCATCGACACGGTCCGACCCATCGTGGCCCGGGCCGTGCTCTCGGCCACCCCGGTGACCGACGTGATGATCATCGACTCCCGACCCAAGCAGCCCCGCTACGACGTCGGCCACATCCCCACCGCGGTCAGCCTGCCGGACAGCCAGTTCGACCGGATGGCCGCCGAGGTTCTGCCCGCGGACAAGAACACCAAGCTGATCTTCTACTGCGGCGGCACCCATTGCCCCTTGAGCCACCAATCCGCCTGGAAGGCCGAAGCTCTCGGCTATACCAACGTGGCCGTCTATCCCGCCGGGGATCCGGAATGGGTGGAGCGCGGCTATGTGGTCTGGACCGCGGACGGCCCACACATGACCGCCGCGGCCCCGGCCGCGCCCAAGACTCCAGTCGAGGAAGGCGCCTTGAAGGCCGGTTCTGCTGAAGGAACCATTGACAACGAATTCTTTGTCCAGCTGATGAAGGACAACCCGGAAAACATTCAGCTCATCGACGTCCGTTCCCCGGCCGAGTTCGCCGCCGGACACATTCCCAGCGCCCTGAACATGACCGTGAACGAACTGGAAGACCAGATCGCTGTCTTCAGCACGGACGACAAACCCATCGTCTTCATCTGCTCCACGGGCGCGCGCAGTGGTGAAGCATATTACCTCTTCCAGTTCATGCGCCCTGACCTGAAGGACGTCTACTATGTCGACGCCAACGTCAGTTATACTCCCGCGGGTGAATTCACGATCAACTAA
- a CDS encoding rhodanese-like domain-containing protein, which yields MHLNRNHTANHFKALAVSLFLLITACPVLATEETSPLFTQAQRTADRDGYALITTPELRRLMDEKPNVLLVDVRFAYEFVSGHMPEAVSLPVDLRDRGDLSPERREAMLDTFGPDKDRPIVVYCRDFRULLSEIAAAWAVRLGYTNVIRYPAGYIAWREAYPDLQVCETRAHRLQPGQYFPPCVLTAADRSQDFAYLGLEQESAHFLLADVPAEFVLLKYYGENCYQCVQEVDQYNRLFTMLRDDPALGSRLKMIGIGVGDTQRSVLRFKRSHQVPYPLLPDERQVMFESVGAGEIPLIYLVKILPDARVQVVLYHEGGLEDVGGLFELIKNAVTE from the coding sequence ATGCACCTGAATCGAAACCACACCGCCAACCATTTCAAGGCCCTGGCCGTCTCTCTGTTTTTGCTCATTACCGCCTGCCCTGTTTTGGCCACCGAAGAAACCTCGCCCCTGTTCACCCAGGCCCAACGCACCGCGGACCGGGACGGCTACGCCCTGATCACCACCCCGGAACTGCGTCGATTGATGGACGAAAAACCCAACGTGCTATTGGTGGACGTACGCTTTGCCTATGAGTTCGTTTCCGGCCATATGCCAGAGGCCGTAAGCCTGCCCGTGGATCTGCGTGATCGAGGCGACCTGTCCCCGGAGCGCCGGGAAGCCATGCTGGACACCTTCGGACCGGACAAGGACCGGCCCATCGTGGTCTACTGCCGCGACTTTCGCTGACTGCTCAGCGAGATCGCCGCAGCCTGGGCCGTGCGCCTGGGATATACCAACGTCATCCGTTATCCCGCTGGGTATATTGCCTGGCGCGAAGCCTACCCGGACCTCCAGGTCTGCGAGACCCGCGCCCACCGTCTCCAGCCCGGCCAATATTTTCCGCCCTGCGTGCTTACCGCCGCGGACAGGAGCCAGGACTTCGCCTACCTGGGCCTGGAGCAGGAATCGGCACATTTCTTACTGGCCGACGTGCCCGCGGAGTTCGTCCTGCTCAAGTATTACGGCGAGAACTGCTACCAGTGCGTCCAGGAGGTGGACCAGTACAACCGCCTGTTCACCATGCTCCGCGACGACCCCGCACTCGGGTCGCGCCTAAAAATGATCGGCATCGGCGTTGGCGACACCCAGCGCAGCGTGCTGCGCTTCAAGCGCTCGCACCAAGTGCCGTATCCGCTCCTGCCCGACGAACGCCAAGTCATGTTCGAGTCCGTGGGCGCCGGGGAAATCCCATTGATCTACCTGGTCAAAATCCTGCCCGACGCACGGGTTCAGGTGGTGTTGTACCACGAGGGAGGGTTGGAGGACGTGGGTGGATTGTTTGAACTGATCAAGAATGCCGTGACGGAGTAG
- a CDS encoding biotin transporter BioY: MPATTSLQSLHVMVWTALMASLIAVGSFLSIPLGPVPFSMQPLFVMLAGFLLGWPHGMIAALLFVAAGSIGLPVFAGGKSGLAVLFGPTGGYLIGFVLAAGAIGLLTQARKTTRTPGWLLGLLAGLIGLALLYACGVLNLIRVLDIGWHKALTIGFLPFILQDLVKLVMAVATWRIMHGRGLLPR; this comes from the coding sequence ATGCCCGCAACCACATCCCTGCAATCCCTCCACGTCATGGTCTGGACCGCCTTGATGGCCTCCCTGATCGCCGTGGGGTCGTTTTTGTCCATCCCCCTGGGGCCGGTGCCCTTTTCCATGCAGCCCTTGTTCGTCATGCTGGCCGGTTTTCTGCTGGGCTGGCCCCACGGGATGATCGCGGCCCTGCTCTTCGTCGCCGCCGGAAGCATCGGCCTGCCGGTATTCGCCGGGGGCAAGTCCGGCCTGGCCGTGCTCTTCGGCCCCACTGGCGGCTATCTGATCGGCTTCGTCCTGGCCGCCGGGGCCATCGGCCTGCTCACTCAGGCACGAAAAACCACTCGGACACCCGGCTGGCTCCTCGGCCTGCTGGCCGGATTGATAGGCTTGGCCCTGCTCTATGCCTGCGGAGTGCTGAACCTGATCCGCGTCCTGGACATCGGCTGGCACAAGGCCCTGACCATCGGCTTCCTGCCGTTCATCCTCCAGGATCTGGTCAAACTGGTCATGGCCGTGGCCACTTGGCGGATCATGCACGGGCGAGGGTTGCTGCCGCGGTGA
- a CDS encoding energy-coupling factor ABC transporter ATP-binding protein yields MADHARARVAAAVISAASVHFAYAPSAPILHEIGFKLEKGRVLGLVGPNGAGKSTLLALLAGLLTPSSGTLRIAEVDMARDSDTVRRKTALVLQEADLTIIGTTISEDICLGLPPERRDEALDLAVRLRLPDPETPVHTLSHGQKRKLCLATALLRHPELLLLDEPFAGLDYPGIREIRAMLRANRDDGLTQVIACHDLEPLADLADLWLVLSGGRQAAFGPAREVFPLLESLDVRPPCSWRAGLGIMPWDDRHEPSSTTTQLT; encoded by the coding sequence TTGGCGGATCATGCACGGGCGAGGGTTGCTGCCGCGGTGATCAGCGCCGCTTCGGTCCACTTTGCCTATGCGCCGTCCGCCCCCATCCTCCACGAAATAGGCTTCAAACTGGAAAAGGGACGAGTCCTTGGCCTCGTCGGTCCCAACGGAGCAGGCAAGTCGACGCTGCTCGCCCTGTTGGCCGGGCTGCTGACGCCGTCCTCCGGTACCCTCCGAATCGCTGAAGTCGACATGGCCCGGGACAGCGATACGGTTCGGCGCAAAACCGCCCTGGTGCTCCAGGAGGCGGATCTGACCATTATCGGGACCACCATCAGCGAAGACATCTGCCTGGGGCTTCCGCCCGAGCGACGCGACGAAGCTCTGGACCTGGCCGTCCGGCTGCGCCTGCCCGATCCGGAAACCCCGGTGCACACCCTGTCCCACGGCCAGAAGCGCAAACTCTGCCTGGCCACGGCCCTGTTGCGCCACCCGGAGCTGCTGCTCCTGGACGAACCTTTTGCCGGGCTGGATTATCCGGGCATCCGGGAAATCCGGGCCATGCTCCGGGCCAATCGGGATGACGGCCTGACCCAGGTCATCGCCTGCCACGATCTGGAGCCCCTGGCCGATCTGGCCGACCTGTGGCTGGTGCTGTCCGGCGGTCGCCAAGCGGCCTTCGGCCCGGCTCGGGAAGTCTTCCCTCTCCTGGAATCCCTGGACGTGCGCCCCCCCTGCTCCTGGCGGGCCGGGTTGGGCATCATGCCCTGGGACGACCGCCATGAACCATCTTCCACCACGACCCAGCTCACTTGA